Proteins from a single region of Oncorhynchus tshawytscha isolate Ot180627B linkage group LG03, Otsh_v2.0, whole genome shotgun sequence:
- the LOC112222664 gene encoding protein S100-A1, whose amino-acid sequence MESAIQTVVGVYLKSAKGKGSLGDKDFQGLVNKQLGNVMTGTESSSAVKEMRKGLDENKDGKVSFQEYMTLIGYVANTLSEQRTAANNTPAS is encoded by the exons ATGGAGTCGGCCATCCAGACAGTGGTAGGAGTGTATCTGAAGTCTGCCAAAGGGAAGGGCAGTCTCGGAGATAAGGACTTCCAGGGCCTCGTCAATAAACAGCTCGGCAACGTCATGACT GGAACAGAGAGTTCCTCTGCAGTGAAGGAGATGCGTAAGGGATTGGACGAGAACAAAGATGGGAAGGTCAGCTTCCAGGAATACATGACTCTGATTGGCTACGTGGCAAACACCCTCAGCGAGCAGAGGACTGCAGCCAACAACACACCTGCCTCATAG
- the LOC112222593 gene encoding protein S100-A11, whose product MESAIGVLVSQFKAFAGSDGSSDTLSRDEFRSLVKTQLPNFVKNADDPAVIDRLMDSIDENNDGELTFLEFWQLIGRLANQHGGFIQ is encoded by the exons atgGAGTCAGCCATTGGTGTACTCGTGTCCCAGTTCAAGGCGTTTGCTGGAAGTGATGGATCCTCAGACACACTGAGCAGAGATGAGTTCCGGAGCCTGGTCAAAACACAACTCCCCAACTTCGTTAAG AACGCTGATGACCCAGCTGTCATCGACCGACTCATGGACTCAATTGACGAGAACAACGACGGAGAGCTCACCTTCCTGGAGTTCTGGCAGCTGATTGGGCGACTAGCAAATCAACACGGCGGCTTTATCCAATAG